One genomic window of Nicotiana sylvestris chromosome 10, ASM39365v2, whole genome shotgun sequence includes the following:
- the LOC138880151 gene encoding uncharacterized protein: MLKKDAATKWTDNCQKAFDKIKEYLSKPPVLVSPEPAQKLRHYFCAYTTYLISRMDPLKYIFQKPMPTGKLAKWQILLSEFDIVYVTQKVVKGQALVDHLAENPVDGGYEPLKMYFPDKEELRKRFTKTEFQHVPRIQNEFADALATLSSMIQHPDKNLINPIPVKIHNQPAYCAHVEEEADRKPWFYDIKEHLAKEEYPKLANPTRKCTLRRLSNNFFHSRGILYRRTPDLGLLRCVDAKEASRLLEEIHTGICGPYMNGFVLAKKILWAGYFWMTMETDCIQYVQKCHRCQIHVDTIKVPPSDLNTTSSLWSFATWGMDIIGPIEPVASNEHMFILVAIDYFTK; this comes from the exons atgttgaagaaggacgccgccaccaaatggactgataattgccaaaaggccttcgacaaaatcaaagagtatcTGTCAAAGCCACCGGTCTTAGTttcgcccgagccag ctcagaagttgagacattacttctgtgcctatactacatatctcatatcgaggatggatcccttgaagtatatctttcaaaagcccatgccaaCCGGCAAGCTAgctaagtggcaaatcctattgagtgagttcgacattgtttacgtaactcagaaagtggtcaagggacaagcactggtagaccaccttgctgaaaaccccgtggatggaggatacgaacccctgaaaatgtattttcctgataaagag gaattgagaaagaggttcacgaagacagaattccagcatgttcccagaatccagaatgagttcgccgatgcattggctaccctatcatctatgatacagcatcccgaCAAGAATCTCATTAatcccattccggtgaaaatccataatcagccagcttattgtgcccatgttgaagaggaagcagacagaaagccttggttttatgatatcaaggaacaTTTGGCAAAAGAAGAGTACCCAAAGCTTGCTAATCCTACTCGAAAATGCACACTTCGAAGATTGTcgaacaacttctttcatagcagaggaatcctatataggaggactcccgatttaggattactaagatgtgtcgatgcaaaggaagcatccaggctactagaggaaattcatacTGGGATCTGCGGTCcatatatgaacggttttgtattagcaaaaaagatactctgggctggttacttttggatgactatggaaacggactgcatccagtatgtccagaaatgccaccgTTGTCAGATACATGTTGACacgataaaggtacctccaagcgatcttaatacaacaagctcactgtggtcgttcgccacctggggaatggacattataggaccaatcgagcctgttgCTTCCAACGAACacatgtttatcctagtagccatcgactatttcaccaaatag
- the LOC138880152 gene encoding uncharacterized protein, with protein sequence MDPLKYIFQKPMPTGKLAKWQILLSEGDIVYITQKAIKGQALADHLAENPVDGEYEPLKMYFPDEEVSFIGEDIAKSYNDWIMFFNGATNFKGVGIGAVLVSETCQHYLVSTKLRFPCTNNMAENEACILGLIMSIDMNIQELLVIGDSDLLIHQELRKMFIKTEFQHVPRIQNEFADSLATLSSMIQHPDKNFIDPIPVKIHDQPAYCAHFEE encoded by the exons atggaccctttgaagtacatctttcagaagcccatgcctaccggCAAGCTagctaagtggcaaatcttgttaAGTGAAGGCGACATTGTCTACataactcagaaggcaatcaagggacaggcactagcagatcaccttgccgagaatcccgtagacggagaatacgaacccctaaaaatgtattttcccgatgaagaggtatcattcataggagaagatattgcaaaaTCCTATAACGATTGGATAATGTTTTTCAATGgtgcaacaaatttcaaaggagttggcataggagcagtcctagtatcagaaacctgTCAGCATTATCTTGTGTCCACCAAGCTTaggtttccctgcaccaacaacatggccgagaatgaagcctgcatcctagggctcataatgtccattgacatgaatattcaagagttgctagtgatcggagattcagacctacttatacatcag GAATTGAGGAAGATGTTCATTAagacagaattccaacatgttcccaggatccagaatgagttcgccgattcattggctaccctatcatccatgatacaacatccagacaagaacttcattgaccccattccggtaaagatccacgatcagccagcttattgtgctcatttTGAGGAATAA